TGCTCGTGTGGTTAGCGACTACAGAGAAACCTTAGCGGAGTTGTTATTGGAAAACTTTACAGAAAACTGGACGGCATGGGCTCACCGCCATGGAAGCATCACCAGAAATCAAGCGCATGGCTCTCCCGGTAATTTAATTGATCTTTATAGCGCTGCTGACATCCCCGAATGTGAAACATTTGGAGGCATGCCTGATTTCAATATCAAGGGATTACGGAAAGACAGTCTCAGCACTACCAATGAAGCTGATTTGACCACCATGAAATATGCATCGTCAGCCGCTCATATAAACGGGAAAAAATATGCCTCTTCCGAAACGTTTACCTGGTTAACCGAACACTTCAGAACCTCTCTTTCAGAATGCAAACCGGTGCTGGATATGTTGTATTCAGCCGGAATTAACCATGTCTTTTTTCATGGAACACCTTATTCCCCAAAAAATGCTGCATGGCCCGGATGGTTATTTTATGCTTCTATTGATATGTCTCCAACTGATCCGATGTGGCACGATGCAGCTCCCTTTTTCAGCTATATCAGGCGTTGCCAGTCATTTCTCCAATACGGAAAACCGAACAATGACGTTCTGATTTATTTACCTGTTTATGATTTTTGGTATGAAAACAGAGGGACACCTTACCTGGCATTTGATATTCATTCTATGCCTCAACATACACCTCATTTTATTAAAGCCGTAAATAGTATACTTAACGACGGTTACGATGCCGATTATATCTCCGATCGTTATATAGCAACAACATCGGCTGAAAACGGATTGCTGAAAACAGCCGGAGGCACTACTTACAAAGCGCTTGTTATTCCATCGGTAACCATGATGCAGCCGGGAACGCTGCAAAAATTAATTATGTTAGCCAAAAATGGAGCTACGATCATTTTTGTAGGTCATTATCCTGAAGATGTTCCGGGATTAGGATCTTTACAATCACGGCGCGTAGTCTTTAAGCATGCAATAAGTGAACTACCTGATTCCCAAACATTTCAGACACCTAAACGTTACGCTTTTGGGAAAGGCTATATCATTACTGCCAAAGATTATAAATCAGCATTATCCCTATGTAACATTCCAAAAGAAGAAATAAGAACCGTGTGGGGAGGCTCTTATATCCGTCGTAAGAATCCGACGGGATATCATTATTTTATTGCTTCTTTACAGCATAAAGGCATCAATGGATGGGTTACCCTGGGAGTAAGAGCCAAATCAGCCATGCTTTTTGATCCTTTAACAGGCCATTCGGGGAAAGCCGCTCTCAGGCAACATAATGGACATACCCAAATCTATTTACAATTACAATCCGGACAATCTATTATTGTCAAAACATTTACCAACAACAATGTACAAGTTAAACCTTGGTGCTACTATCAGGCATTGCCTGATACGTTGACATTAGCTGACGGATGGTCAATGCAATTCATCAAAAGCGAACCGGCTATTAAAAGAACCTTCAACATACATCATTTGGAGTCATGGACCAATATGAACATCCCAAATGCAAAAATAAACATGGGGATAGCCCGATATACGATCAAATTTAATCTTCCCAAATCAAAGGCAACCGATTGGATATTAAATTTGGGAGATGTCCGCGAAAGCGCCCGTGTATATATCAATGGGGAAAAAGTAGAAACGCTTTGGTCAGTTCCTTATGAAACGAATGTTGGCCAATACCTGCATCCGGGAAGTAACACGCTGCAAGTTGAAGTAACCAATCTTCCGGCAAACCGCATCTCGGATTATGACCGCCGGGGAGTAAAATGGAGAATATTCAATGAAATCAACATGGTTGATGTTCATTATCAAAAGAGCTCCTATGCTTCATGGAAACCTGTTCCTTCCGGACTGCTTGGCCCGGTTGAATTAATACCTGTAGTTAGCCAACCGAAGAATATCAACCAGTAGACAAGCAATCGAATGACTGAATAACCGATTCAATTGACAATGGACAGTTGACAGTTGACAATGAAAATCTGGAAGTTAAAGAAGATGACAACCTCAAAGTAGTTTAGTAGCTAGTAGACGGTAGTATAGTAGAAATCTGGAAATCTGAAGTTAAGAAGATACAGGAAGGTCGGAAGTTAAAGAAGAACTGGAAAACTGGCAATCCTGTTAATCCAAATTTCCCATAACAGTGTCCATGCCTGAAATAAGTTGACCACTTTAGAGTAACAAAAACAACTAAAAAGTGAAACAACATGGCACGACCAGATCAATTAAAAATGAGTACAGCCGAACGTCGTCGGCGTAAATTCAGTGACAATTTCAAGATTCAAAAAGTTCGGGAAATTGAAACGGGACAAACCAAAGTATCAGAGATTTGTTCTCAGTATCAGGTTGCTTATAAAAATGTCTATCTTTGGATAGATAAATTTGGCAGCATGAAAAAGGACAAAGGAGAACGTATGATTGTCGAAACCCAGAGTGACACCCGTCAACTTATTGAACTCAAGAAACGGATATCTGAACTTGAACGCATCATTGGTCAAAAGCAAATACTCATTGATTTTCAGGATAAGATGATAGAGTTAGCAGAAGAAACCTATGGAGTGGATATTAAAAAAAAATTCTTTTCCACACCATCCAGTACTTCTGGGCAAACCGGAAAGTGATGGCTTACAGCTTAAACAAACTCTATCAAAGTATCGGAGTAAGCAAACAGGCTTTTCATCAGCGCATGGACAGATACCTGCAAGAACGCTCTATTGAAGAACAAATTCTAATGTTAGTATATCGTGTCCGTGAGGATCATCCTACGATGGGATTACGCGATATGTATTTCAAAATAGCTCCCATTGATATGGGCAGGGATCGTTTTGAAATACTTTGTAAGGAATCCGGCTTAATGGTGGAGCGCACACATAACTTGCGAAAAACCACCGATAGTTCGGGTGTAATCCGGTTTGATAATCTGCTGATCGGATTGGTTATTAATAAACCCAATCAGGTTTGGCAAAGTGATATTACTTACTTTGATCTCAACGGAAAGTTTTATTACATAACCTTTATCATGGACGCTTTCTCCAGAGTAATTGTGGGTCATGCCATTTCACAACGATTAAAGACCGAACAAACTACTTTGCCTGCTTTACAAAAAGCAATCAAATCCCGCATGGATTTGAATATATGTATTCATGCGCTTATTTTTCATTCTGACGGAGGTGGGCAGTATTATGATAAAGATTTCCTGAAACTGACTGAAAAATACAAAATCAGAAACAGTATGTGTCAATATCCCTGGGAGAATGGAAAAGCTGAACGCATTAACGGCATTATTAAAAACAACTATCTAATTCATAGAGTTATCAATTCTTTCGAACAATTACAGATAGAGGTTGACCGAAGTGTGTTTCTTTACAATACCCAAAAACCGCATAGTAAGTTACAACGAAAAAGTCCAAAGCAGTTCGAAAATGAATATTTTTGTATGGCTAATTATACTGAACATGTAAACACTGACTCTAAGGAGTCAAATTGTTGATAACGAGAATAACTTTCTTGACGCTTCGCTAAAAGTTATTGCCCATTATCAACAATAGTTGCATTATCATCATTTTGTTCTGAAAGTATAGATGAAAAAAATAGGTAACAAAACGGTCAACGATATTCAGGCATGGACACAGATTGACTTTAGACCTTTGACTCTTGTTTGTTGTTTCTCTATAAACCTTACACTTTTAACTTTACACCTGTTGTTCACTTTCAACCGTAGTTCTCTTTAGACTTTAGCGCATGACTACAATAAAGATAAATGACAAACACATGAAGAAAGCTATTTGTATAGTATACATATTTCTTTTTACATCTATATCATATGCCAATGCTCAATACTGGCATAATCAGAAGCGCACCCTGCGTTACCATCCGGACGGAAGCGACTTCGTCATTACCCATGGTAACCTTAAATACAATAGGGCATTATACAGCAGGCTCCATACAGGATTTCGAATCGAAACCGGCGATTTACCTGAATTTGGGCTTTATCTACCCAATATGGGAGGTAACCTGCATTTTGGCCTATGGTGTAAAAAACAGACGAAATGGTTAAACAACGCACAATTCATCGAGGCGAGGTATAGAGCCGGATCCCGGATTTATATCATCCGGGATTCTTTGTTAGGCAAAGGAACAGTAAGGATGACCATACTTCCTTTGTCTGACAAAGACGGAATGATACTGCAATTCACCTTTCATCATACTCCTAAAGGGCTGCATTTGTTGACAGTATTCGGAGGCGCCTCTAATCGCCGATTCCTACGTGACGGAGATCTGGGAGTAGATCCAAAAAATTCATTCGACCTTCATGCCATAAATTGTAAAGACAACAAATTTACGATTCAACAAAACAGGTTTCAATTGCTATTGCCTCCTTCAAAACAAGGAGATAACACCTTTTTATATGGCATTTTCCCTAAAAACAGTCTTTTGAAAATAGGACGATTTTCCAAAGAAGCAACTCCCTTTCAGCTTTGGCATAAGAAGGGCATTGCCAAAGATTCAGTCTTGTTATCCCAAATAGCTCCGAAAGCAAATAAAACGTATTACTTTCTTATTCAAAAAGGGAGAGCTGTTGTATCCAATGATTGCTCATTAAAACAACGATTCAAAGCAGCGGAAAATAGTCGCCAACAACTGGCTTCCCGCATACGTATTGCCACGCCAGATCCGTATATCAATACCTTAGGAGGAACATTGTCCATAGCTGCTGATGCTATTTGGGGAAACAGAGCTTATTTGCATGGCGCAGTAGGTTGGAGGATGCCTTTGCCAGGTTGGAGAGGTCCCTACGCGGGAGACGTATTAGGTTGGCATAATCGCGCCCGTACTCATTTTAATTCATATGCCGCCTCGCAAGTAGTTGACATACCACCTTCCCTCCCCTCACCTGCGTTAGATTCGGCGATGCATCTTTCCAGGGGAGTCGAAAAATGGGGAACCCCCATCTATAGTAACGGATATATTTGCCGAAATCCGGACAATAATCATCAAATGAACCATTATGATATGAATCTGTGTTACATGGACGAATTATTATGGCATTTCAATTGGACGGGCAATTGGTCATATGTCAAGAAAATGTGGCCTGTAATACGATTAAGTTTAGCCTGGGAGAAACGTAATTTTGATCCTCAAAACAATGGCTTATATGATGCTTATGCAGCAATTTGGGCTAGTGACGGATTGCAATATAACAGCGGCGGAGTGACGCATGCGATGGCTTACAACTACAGGGCAAATGTAATAGCTGCAGAAATTGCAAAAGGAACAGGCAAAAATCCTGTTCCTTATCAAAAGGAAGCGGATAAAATAAAACAGGCATTATCAACTCAATTGTGGCTTTCAAAAAAAGGATGGTGGGCTGAATATAAAGACTATATGGGATATAAAAGGTTACATACGGAACCCGCAGTATGGACCATCTATCAGGCGATAGACGATCAGGCAGGCACTCCCTTTCAATTTTATCAGGCAACACGATACCTTGACACGAAGATTCCCCACATACCCGTCCTTGCCACAGGATTACACAGCCACCGGTATTCAACCATTGCCACATCGGATTGGATGCCCTATGACTGGTCTATCAATAATGTAGCACACGCGGAAGTGATGAACACTGCGCTTGCCTATTGGGAAAGCGGGAGAAACAATAGCGCCTTTAATTTATTCAAGAGTGATATATTAGATGAGATGTATCTCGGAGCCAGTCCGGGCAACTTTGGTCAAATCAGTTTCTATGACGCAGCACGCGGCGAATGTTATCGCGATTTTGCCGATAATATTGGCATCACTTCAAGAGCTATTATTCAGGGATTGTTTGGTATTTGGCCTGATGCATTAAATCATAAAGCAATACTTAAACCGGGATTTCCCGATACATGGAAATTTACCTCATTAAATACACCCGATATTTCCCTCTCTTTTAAACAAAATCACGACACGACAAAGTATGTCATCAAACAGCATTTCCCTGAAAAATTAAATATACAATTACATCTTCGGGCTTGTGCTGATTCCATACTATCGGTTACCATCAACGGAGTTCCAACAATCTGGCAAGCTGATACCGCTACTGTCGGCGTTCCTTGCGTGAATCTGCTTTGCGGTAATGATTCACTGCTGAATATTCACATCATATGGGGAAAAAATCATTTTAGGCCTATGGAATATACCAATGAAGCAGCCTATGGGGATATCTGGTATTTAAAAACCCGTCAACACATCGATAAAATATATGATCCTCAGGGTATATTCTCCCAACTGCAATATAACACACATCTTTTACGCGGAAAAATAATCGGAATTACAGGTTTCCATACATTTTTCGTAAAACTTTCTCAAGGTGAGATGACCTGGTGGCAACCCGTAAATATTGAAATCAAACAACCCGTTGAAGTTGTTCCTGTGAATACTGACCGTTTAAAGCTTCGGTTTTTTATTGTTAATAATCGAAATATGCCAACAAAAGGCAGGATCAGCATAAATCACAATAATCAATATATGATCCCATTTTCATTGCAACCGCACAGCAAATCCGGATTAATCGTTATTCCCGATTCGATTGCCCTATGCGGGACAAATGAAATAGACATAACTACGGATCAGGGTATCGCATACCCTATGTCAATGATTAATTGGGACATCAAAAATAGACCTGTCCGTGTCTACCAACCGGTCAACATGGATGCCATCATGAACGACAAAGTAACTCAAATCTTTCGTAACCACTATTTATCGCCCCGTTCGCCTTATACTACACTTCAATTACCCTGGCAGGGAATGGGAGAATGGTGTCATCCATTAGATTCGGCAATGATTGATGATTCCGGACTGCGTAAGGCTGTTGTACATAATCTTTTCCATACTTCATTGGGGATTTCTTTCCGTACATTTGCAAACCCGGCAAAAAACAATATCGCCTTTACATCATTATGGAACAACTATCCTGACCAAATTACCGTTCCATTGCATGGGAAAGCCAGTCATGCTTATTTTCTGATGGCAGGTTCGACCAACTATATGCAAAGTCATTTTGTCAATGGAATCATAAGAATCACCTATACCGACGGGACAAAAGATTCATTGTTACTCTCTAATCCGGATAGTTGGTGCCCTATTGAGCAAGACTATTATACAGACGGTTATGCTTTCAAATTAAATCAACCACGACCTTATCGGGTGTATCTTAAAACCGGAATAATAAGCCGGCAATTGATAAGACAAGATATAAAAAACATGAAGTATGACACCAAGCTGTCTAAAAAGAAAAATGGCGGCGATTATATTGAGACACCTCCGACTGAAGTCTCTAACCGTAGAATTGACGGCGGGGCAGCCGTCATTCTTGATATGCCGCTCAATCAACATAAAGCACTAAAATCATTAACGCTTCAAACAGTGGCCAATGATGTTGTAATCGGACTAATGGGGATTACGTTAATGCAATAAACAGAAGAAGAAAATTCTGAAGTTAAGGAAGAACATCAACCAGTAGACAGTAGTTGGTAGACGGTAGATAGTAGGAATCTAAGAATCTGAATATTAGAAGATGGGAAGTTAAAGAAGATGTCAACTGCAAGGTAGTTTAGTAGATGGTAGTATAGTAGAAATCTGAAAATCTGAAATTTACCCTAAATCCCTAAAGGGACTTTTAAACAGCAAATGGTTGAAGAAGAAGTTACGGAAGTTGAAACCTTCAATCCATCAATCCTTCGATCCTTCAATCTAAGGGAAGTTAGAACCCTCAATCCTTCGATCCTTCAATCTAAAGGGAAGAGAGCATTTGTAAATTTTGAGTATAACTCAGCGGGTGACTTAAAGTCATCTGCTTAATCTCAGTAAAATTATAATCACATGAAAACAAGAATGTTTATTTTTGTATGTTGTTTATTGTTATCCGTTATGACACAAGCGAACAATTGGTATAACGTAAAAGATTTTGGTGCTGTTGGCGATGGAAAAACGATTGATTCCCCTGCCATCAACAAAGCCATCGATGTTGCAGCACAAGCCGGGGGCGGAACGGTTTTTCTCCCTGCCGGGGTATATGCTTCCTATTCTATTCGTCTACAAAACAACATCACCCTAAGGTTAGGAGCAGGAGCTACGCTCAAAGCGGCCTATCCTACTCAAAATACCGGATATGACTCCATCGAACCCAATCCATTCAGCCAATACCAGGACTTTGGGCATAGTTATTGGCGAAATAGCCTGATTTGGGGAATCGGACTACATAATATTACCATTTGCGGCGAAGGAATAATTGACGGACAAGGTTTGACCCGGGAAGATAGCCATATCACAGGTGTCGGGAATAAGGCTATCAGCCTGAAACTATGCCGCAATGTACTCCTAAAAGACATCCGGATGGAACGTTGCGGCCATTTTGCACTCTTAGCTACAGGGCTGGACAATATGACGATTGAAAACCTGTTGATTGACACCAATAGGGATGGGATGGATATTGACGCATGCCGTAACGTCCGGATCTCAAATTGCACGGTCAACTCCCCTTACGATGATGCCATTGTGCTCAAAGCCACCTATGCATTGGGATTCTTCCGCAATACGGAGAATGTGACCATTTCAGACTGTTTTGTGAGCGGATATGATCTTGGAACCGTCATGAACGGCACCTTTCAACATTATCAAAATCAGGCTCCCGATCAATCGTTCTCATGCGGCAGAATCAAACTGGGGACAGAATCAAGCGGAGGCTTTAACAATATAACCATTACCAATTGCGTGTTTGACCATTGTCGCGGTTTAGCCCTTGAAACCGTAGATGGCGGGGACTTGCATAATATTACGGTATCCAATATTGTGATGAAGGATATGAATTCTTCTCCGATTTTTATCCGGTTAGGATCGAGAATGAGAAGCCCCAAAGGAACCTCCATCGGGCAATTACATGATATCTCGATAAACAATATAAGGGTATACCATGCCGACTCCCGTTATGTTTGCTCATTCAGCGGCATACCGGGACATCCCATCGAAGACATTAGCCTAAGTAATATAGCCATTTACTATCAGGGAGGAGGAACGAAAGCCCAAGCTGCATTGATTGTTCCTGAAAAAGAAGCAGCTTATCCTGAGCCTACCATGTTTGGCGATTTACCGGCGGCGGCATTTTATATCCGCCATGCCCGGAATATACAAATGAATCATATTGCTGTCTATTATGCACACCCCGATTTCAGGCCTTCCGTTGTACTCAGCGATGTGCATGATATTACCTTTGATGACCTTCGGCTCCCGAAAGAGAGGCTTGTCCCATTTTTCTCGTTACACCATGTGAGCGATTTTAATACATTTCATTGTTCTGGAATAAAAGACATAGCCCTACCCGAAGCAGAACACAGCACCTATTAACATAAACCAAAACATAAATTACCGACACATGAATCAGAAGAAATACGCAGGGCTGTGCATTGCAATCGCAATCTGCCAGCTTGTATTTACACAAACATTACCGGACAAACATCGCGTTCTACAACAGATGGAACTTGCCAACAAATATTTCATGGTCAAATATCCTGATCCGGGGCTTCCTATCACGACAGACAAAACGCGGCCCAGTAACATTTGGACACGCAGTGTGTACTATGAAGGATTAATGGCCTTATACCACCTGAGTCCTAAACACAAGTTCTTAAAATATGCAGACCGATGGGGAGACAGCCATCAGTGGAATTTACCGGGCGGGCCTGCGACGCGTAGTGCAGACAATCAATGTTGCGGACAAACTTATATTGATCTTTATACGTTACAACACCAAAAGAAACAAATCGGCAATATAAAAGAATCTATCGATAACATGCTGCAAAGTAACAAAATCGATGACTGGTGGTGGATTGATGCATTACAAATGGGCATGCCGGTATTTGCCAAGTTAGGAGTGTTATATCACGATAACCGATACTTTCAACGTATGTATGAGATGTATATGCATACCAAAACGGAGGAGGGAGGAGGACTCTACAATTCAAAAGACAGTTTGTGGTGGCGCGATAAATCATTTGTATCACCCTACAAAGAACCCAACGGGAAAAATTGTTACTGGTCGCGGGGAAACGGATGGGTTATCGCGGCATTGGTAAGAGTATTACAGATAATGCCCGAATCGGCTATAGGATATCAGGAATATAAGCACACTTTTATGGAAATGATGCAAAAAATAGCCTCCCTGCAACGTTCCGACGGTTTTTGGAATGTCAGCCTTCTAGATCCTGATTATTTTGGAGGCAAAGAGACATCAGGAACCTCCTTATTCGTTTATGGAATGGCATGGGGAATTCATAAAAGATGGCTTAATCGGGAAATATATTTACCAATCGTTGAAAAAGCCTGGCATGGCTTGACAACATATGCCCTTCATCCCGATGGCATGCTCGGATATGTACAAGGAACGGGCAAAGAACCGAAAGACGGTCAACCTGTTACATACAATCATGTTCCCGACTTCGAGGATTATGGATTAGGTTGTTTCTTACTGGCTGGCAGTGAAATATATCAACTGGCACCGGATCGAAACAAATAAAATCAATCAAAAACTATAAGGCATCTCACAAAGGAACAGTATATATGAAACGAGCCTAAAATAACTCATGTTCAAGTAGATGATTGTTTTGGCGAGTTTCATACATCCATAGTGTAAAAAATAAACATATGAAATCACAGTCGACAGACACAAAATTTATATGGATCTGCTTATTTGCATTTGTCCTCTCCCTGCCTTTGGCATCTGCCAAAAGAAAAGGCAAAACGGCCTATTTGTTTTCCTATTTTAGTGGCAATGGAGAAGACGGGTTACATTTAGCCTATAGTTATGACGGATTAAAATGGCTTCCGCTTAATCATGGGAAATCCTTTTTGAAACCACTGGTTGGAAAGGACAGCCTGATACGTGATCCCAGTTTATTATTAGGCAGGGATGGCATATTTCATGTAGTCTGGACAACAGGATGGTGGGACAAAGGATTTGGCCATGCATCGTCCAAAGATTTGATTCATTGGTCGAAAGAGCAGTATCTTCCTGTAATGTACTATAAACCTTTAGCTAAAAATACGTGGGCACCGGAACTCTTTTATGATCATAAATCAAAAACATATTACATCTTCTGGGCATCTACTGTGCCGGGGTTACATCCGGAAACGCCTGACTCGGCCACTGAGAAAGGCTTAAACCACCGGTTATATTTTACCACCACAAAAGATTTTATCCATTATAGTCCTACAAAACTATTCTTCAACCCTGCATTTAGCGTCATCGACGGCGCTATGCTTTATTGGAAAGGAAAATACTGGTTATTCATAAAGAATGAAATGCTCAGGCCTGTGCAAAAAAATATCCGGGTCACTTGTACAAGATCCCTGAACAAAGGGTTCCCGATAAACGTTTCGCCTCCTATCACCGGCCATTATTGGGCAGAAGGCCCTTCTCCCCTATTAATAGGGAAATACGTATATGTCTATTTTGATAAATACCGGGAACATACCTACGGCGCAGTACGCTCAACCGATGGAATACACTGGCAAAACGTTTCTTCATTTGTATCTTTCCCGGCAGGAACACGGCACGGAACAGCGCTACGTGTGCCGGTTACAGTGTTAAACCGCCTAATCTCATTGACTAGGTAAAACTCCACAG
The sequence above is drawn from the Microbacter margulisiae genome and encodes:
- a CDS encoding glycoside hydrolase family 43 protein; the encoded protein is MKSQSTDTKFIWICLFAFVLSLPLASAKRKGKTAYLFSYFSGNGEDGLHLAYSYDGLKWLPLNHGKSFLKPLVGKDSLIRDPSLLLGRDGIFHVVWTTGWWDKGFGHASSKDLIHWSKEQYLPVMYYKPLAKNTWAPELFYDHKSKTYYIFWASTVPGLHPETPDSATEKGLNHRLYFTTTKDFIHYSPTKLFFNPAFSVIDGAMLYWKGKYWLFIKNEMLRPVQKNIRVTCTRSLNKGFPINVSPPITGHYWAEGPSPLLIGKYVYVYFDKYREHTYGAVRSTDGIHWQNVSSFVSFPAGTRHGTALRVPVTVLNRLISLTR
- a CDS encoding IS3 family transposase, with product MAYSLNKLYQSIGVSKQAFHQRMDRYLQERSIEEQILMLVYRVREDHPTMGLRDMYFKIAPIDMGRDRFEILCKESGLMVERTHNLRKTTDSSGVIRFDNLLIGLVINKPNQVWQSDITYFDLNGKFYYITFIMDAFSRVIVGHAISQRLKTEQTTLPALQKAIKSRMDLNICIHALIFHSDGGGQYYDKDFLKLTEKYKIRNSMCQYPWENGKAERINGIIKNNYLIHRVINSFEQLQIEVDRSVFLYNTQKPHSKLQRKSPKQFENEYFCMANYTEHVNTDSKESNC
- a CDS encoding alpha-L-rhamnosidase, with protein sequence MKTRVTLFVIFLLFLTSSIDAQSTAWPKMTTETKPWSRWWWMGSAVDTANLACNMEAYSKKGLGGLEITPIYGVQGNDANDISYLSPKWMQMLRFTEEKAKQLGMKIDMVTGTGWPFGGPQITIANAADKVIFQDYSLTGGEHLSQPIVMNNVKQRPYGTLLCLMAFSPTGEKLNLTDKIDNKGDLQWTAPAGTWKLMAVFNGKTLQKVKRAAPGGEGWVMNHFSKKAVDTYLARFDHAFATSHVPYPNAFFNDSYEVFGANWTPDFFTQFAKRRGYRLENYLREFRGEGNADTIARVVSDYRETLAELLLENFTENWTAWAHRHGSITRNQAHGSPGNLIDLYSAADIPECETFGGMPDFNIKGLRKDSLSTTNEADLTTMKYASSAAHINGKKYASSETFTWLTEHFRTSLSECKPVLDMLYSAGINHVFFHGTPYSPKNAAWPGWLFYASIDMSPTDPMWHDAAPFFSYIRRCQSFLQYGKPNNDVLIYLPVYDFWYENRGTPYLAFDIHSMPQHTPHFIKAVNSILNDGYDADYISDRYIATTSAENGLLKTAGGTTYKALVIPSVTMMQPGTLQKLIMLAKNGATIIFVGHYPEDVPGLGSLQSRRVVFKHAISELPDSQTFQTPKRYAFGKGYIITAKDYKSALSLCNIPKEEIRTVWGGSYIRRKNPTGYHYFIASLQHKGINGWVTLGVRAKSAMLFDPLTGHSGKAALRQHNGHTQIYLQLQSGQSIIVKTFTNNNVQVKPWCYYQALPDTLTLADGWSMQFIKSEPAIKRTFNIHHLESWTNMNIPNAKINMGIARYTIKFNLPKSKATDWILNLGDVRESARVYINGEKVETLWSVPYETNVGQYLHPGSNTLQVEVTNLPANRISDYDRRGVKWRIFNEINMVDVHYQKSSYASWKPVPSGLLGPVELIPVVSQPKNINQ
- a CDS encoding rhamnogalacturonidase: MFIFVCCLLLSVMTQANNWYNVKDFGAVGDGKTIDSPAINKAIDVAAQAGGGTVFLPAGVYASYSIRLQNNITLRLGAGATLKAAYPTQNTGYDSIEPNPFSQYQDFGHSYWRNSLIWGIGLHNITICGEGIIDGQGLTREDSHITGVGNKAISLKLCRNVLLKDIRMERCGHFALLATGLDNMTIENLLIDTNRDGMDIDACRNVRISNCTVNSPYDDAIVLKATYALGFFRNTENVTISDCFVSGYDLGTVMNGTFQHYQNQAPDQSFSCGRIKLGTESSGGFNNITITNCVFDHCRGLALETVDGGDLHNITVSNIVMKDMNSSPIFIRLGSRMRSPKGTSIGQLHDISINNIRVYHADSRYVCSFSGIPGHPIEDISLSNIAIYYQGGGTKAQAALIVPEKEAAYPEPTMFGDLPAAAFYIRHARNIQMNHIAVYYAHPDFRPSVVLSDVHDITFDDLRLPKERLVPFFSLHHVSDFNTFHCSGIKDIALPEAEHSTY
- a CDS encoding glycoside hydrolase family 88/105 protein translates to MNQKKYAGLCIAIAICQLVFTQTLPDKHRVLQQMELANKYFMVKYPDPGLPITTDKTRPSNIWTRSVYYEGLMALYHLSPKHKFLKYADRWGDSHQWNLPGGPATRSADNQCCGQTYIDLYTLQHQKKQIGNIKESIDNMLQSNKIDDWWWIDALQMGMPVFAKLGVLYHDNRYFQRMYEMYMHTKTEEGGGLYNSKDSLWWRDKSFVSPYKEPNGKNCYWSRGNGWVIAALVRVLQIMPESAIGYQEYKHTFMEMMQKIASLQRSDGFWNVSLLDPDYFGGKETSGTSLFVYGMAWGIHKRWLNREIYLPIVEKAWHGLTTYALHPDGMLGYVQGTGKEPKDGQPVTYNHVPDFEDYGLGCFLLAGSEIYQLAPDRNK
- a CDS encoding DUF4450 domain-containing protein; protein product: MKKAICIVYIFLFTSISYANAQYWHNQKRTLRYHPDGSDFVITHGNLKYNRALYSRLHTGFRIETGDLPEFGLYLPNMGGNLHFGLWCKKQTKWLNNAQFIEARYRAGSRIYIIRDSLLGKGTVRMTILPLSDKDGMILQFTFHHTPKGLHLLTVFGGASNRRFLRDGDLGVDPKNSFDLHAINCKDNKFTIQQNRFQLLLPPSKQGDNTFLYGIFPKNSLLKIGRFSKEATPFQLWHKKGIAKDSVLLSQIAPKANKTYYFLIQKGRAVVSNDCSLKQRFKAAENSRQQLASRIRIATPDPYINTLGGTLSIAADAIWGNRAYLHGAVGWRMPLPGWRGPYAGDVLGWHNRARTHFNSYAASQVVDIPPSLPSPALDSAMHLSRGVEKWGTPIYSNGYICRNPDNNHQMNHYDMNLCYMDELLWHFNWTGNWSYVKKMWPVIRLSLAWEKRNFDPQNNGLYDAYAAIWASDGLQYNSGGVTHAMAYNYRANVIAAEIAKGTGKNPVPYQKEADKIKQALSTQLWLSKKGWWAEYKDYMGYKRLHTEPAVWTIYQAIDDQAGTPFQFYQATRYLDTKIPHIPVLATGLHSHRYSTIATSDWMPYDWSINNVAHAEVMNTALAYWESGRNNSAFNLFKSDILDEMYLGASPGNFGQISFYDAARGECYRDFADNIGITSRAIIQGLFGIWPDALNHKAILKPGFPDTWKFTSLNTPDISLSFKQNHDTTKYVIKQHFPEKLNIQLHLRACADSILSVTINGVPTIWQADTATVGVPCVNLLCGNDSLLNIHIIWGKNHFRPMEYTNEAAYGDIWYLKTRQHIDKIYDPQGIFSQLQYNTHLLRGKIIGITGFHTFFVKLSQGEMTWWQPVNIEIKQPVEVVPVNTDRLKLRFFIVNNRNMPTKGRISINHNNQYMIPFSLQPHSKSGLIVIPDSIALCGTNEIDITTDQGIAYPMSMINWDIKNRPVRVYQPVNMDAIMNDKVTQIFRNHYLSPRSPYTTLQLPWQGMGEWCHPLDSAMIDDSGLRKAVVHNLFHTSLGISFRTFANPAKNNIAFTSLWNNYPDQITVPLHGKASHAYFLMAGSTNYMQSHFVNGIIRITYTDGTKDSLLLSNPDSWCPIEQDYYTDGYAFKLNQPRPYRVYLKTGIISRQLIRQDIKNMKYDTKLSKKKNGGDYIETPPTEVSNRRIDGGAAVILDMPLNQHKALKSLTLQTVANDVVIGLMGITLMQ
- a CDS encoding transposase, translating into MARPDQLKMSTAERRRRKFSDNFKIQKVREIETGQTKVSEICSQYQVAYKNVYLWIDKFGSMKKDKGERMIVETQSDTRQLIELKKRISELERIIGQKQILIDFQDKMIELAEETYGVDIKKKFFSTPSSTSGQTGK